TCCGCTTAAGGACGCCGCGCGAGAATGGCCCCGGCGGGGCGGCGCCGGATCCACTTCTCTCGTGTCTTCTCTGGGGCAGGACGATGCTGAGCATCTGGGCGGGCAAGACCCGGCCGCGGCGGGCGCGGGCCGACCGGCGCGACGCGGCCCGCAGCCGCACCGCGGACCTGCGCGCCTTCGTCGACCGGCTCGCCGAGAGCGAGGTGCTGGACGAAGCCGGCCACGAGCGGGCGCTCGCCGCCCTCGACGGGCCCGGGCGACGCCCCTTGCCCCTGCTGCTCACCGAACTCGGCCTCGTCCACGAGGCGACGCTCGTCACCGCCCTCTCGGAGGCGACCGGCCTGCCGATCCTGCGCCAGGAGGATCTGCCGGGCGAGCCGGTTCTGGCCGACCTGCTCTCGCCCGATTACTGCGCCCGCGCCCGGGTGCTGCCGCTCGCCGCCGAGCCCGACCGCCTCGTCGTCGCCCTCGTCGATCCGTTCGAGCCCGAGACCGGGCAGGCGCTGGAGCACCTCGTCGACCGGCGGGTGGCCTTCCGCCTCGTCGGCCCGGGCAGCTTCGAGCGGGCCCACCGCGCCGTCTACGGCGACGTCGCCGAGGAGGGCGAGGCGGGGAGCGACGACGACCTCGCGCGGCTCGCCGACGTGGCGAGCCAGGCGCCGATCGTCCGGCTCGCCGCCCGGCTGGTGCGCAAGGCCTTCGAACTGTCCGCCTCCGACATCCACCTGGAGGCGGAGGAAGCCGACATGCGGGTGCGCTACCGCGTGGACGGCGTGCTGGTCGAATCCGAGCGGCTGCCGAAATCGGTCCAGCTCGCGCTCACCACCCGCATCAAGATCCAGGCCGGCCTCAACATCGCCGAGCGGCGCCTGCCCCAGGACGGGCGCATGCAGGCCCCCGATCGCGGCCAGGAGGTCGACATCCGCGTCTCGACCCTGCCGACGGCGCACGGCGAGAGCGTGGTCCTGCGCGTCCTCGACGGCTCGCGCCGGGTCGAGGATTTCTCCGCGCTCGGCTTCGACGCGGCGGCGATCCAGGAGATCGCCGCGATGACGAGCCGGCCGAACGGTCTCGTCCTCGTCACCGGCCCGACCGGCTCGGGCAAGACCACGACGCTCTACGCGGCGCTCCGCCGGATCAACGGCCCCCACCTCAAGGTCGTCACCGTCGAGGACCCGGTCGAGTACCGGATGGCGGGAGTGAACCAGGTCCAGGCCCATCCGGGCATCGGCCTCGACTTCG
This sequence is a window from Methylobacterium sp. SyP6R. Protein-coding genes within it:
- a CDS encoding GspE/PulE family protein; translated protein: MLSIWAGKTRPRRARADRRDAARSRTADLRAFVDRLAESEVLDEAGHERALAALDGPGRRPLPLLLTELGLVHEATLVTALSEATGLPILRQEDLPGEPVLADLLSPDYCARARVLPLAAEPDRLVVALVDPFEPETGQALEHLVDRRVAFRLVGPGSFERAHRAVYGDVAEEGEAGSDDDLARLADVASQAPIVRLAARLVRKAFELSASDIHLEAEEADMRVRYRVDGVLVESERLPKSVQLALTTRIKIQAGLNIAERRLPQDGRMQAPDRGQEVDIRVSTLPTAHGESVVLRVLDGSRRVEDFSALGFDAAAIQEIAAMTSRPNGLVLVTGPTGSGKTTTLYAALRRINGPHLKVVTVEDPVEYRMAGVNQVQAHPGIGLDFAAALRSILRQDPDVVMVGEIRDGETARIAVQAALTGHLVISTLHTNSAPATVTRLMDMGIEPYLIAATLNGVVAQRLVRRLCGACAEAIPASPQERLRLGVPADAPLSLKRARGCPACNGTGYRGRMVASEIMTLDGELRGLIATRADEQTLTDRARKAGMTTLADSARARVLDGDTTLDEVGRVLEGTL